A stretch of Desulfobacter hydrogenophilus DNA encodes these proteins:
- a CDS encoding bifunctional sulfate adenylyltransferase/adenylylsulfate kinase produces the protein MSQDTSLVNLLVDQDRHIALKQLLSSLPDITLNLRQICDFELLTTGVFSPLKGFMTQEAYESVLDRMRLPSGDIWPVPICLDVSRDLSDRFEAGQSAVLRDPEGFPLGIMAIEDIWQADREKEAMAVYGTTDMTHDEVARLQGGRDRYYVGGSIEALNLPIHSDFKQIRNSPSEVRQQFCKLGWKRVVGFQTRQPIHRPQFELTIQAMKKAKANLLMLPIAGIPRPGDFDHYTRMRCYQKVATHYPPDTFMLNLLPLSARLAGPRDAVLHMIIGKNFGCTHFVIGHNHATPGRDSFGNPFYDTPQVRELAQEAGKEIGIEPVFFEEMVYLPFEDEFKLVSEVKDGQETLSFTNDHIRERVRRGKHIPEWASFPEVIKELRRSYPSPATQGLTVFLTGLSGAGKSTIANVLYSKFMEMGTRPVTLLDGDIVRRNLSSELNFSKEHRDINVRRIGFVASEITKNRGVAICAPIAPYERTRSKIRTSIEAHGGFFEIHVATPISVCEKRDRKGMYAKAKAGLLKGFTGVDDPYEEPSNPELSIDTSNLTPDEAVQQILLLISEKGFV, from the coding sequence ATGTCCCAAGACACATCTCTTGTCAATCTCCTGGTGGACCAGGATCGTCATATCGCACTCAAACAACTATTGTCTTCTTTACCGGATATTACACTGAACCTGCGTCAGATCTGTGATTTTGAACTGTTAACCACAGGTGTCTTCAGTCCGCTGAAAGGATTCATGACCCAGGAGGCGTATGAAAGTGTTCTGGACCGCATGCGCTTACCCTCGGGTGACATTTGGCCCGTGCCCATCTGCCTTGATGTTTCCCGGGATCTTTCAGACCGATTTGAGGCCGGCCAGTCGGCTGTTCTTCGTGACCCTGAAGGATTTCCTTTAGGTATCATGGCCATTGAGGATATCTGGCAGGCGGACCGGGAAAAAGAGGCCATGGCTGTTTACGGCACCACAGACATGACCCATGATGAGGTGGCTCGGCTTCAGGGCGGACGCGACAGATACTATGTCGGCGGCAGTATTGAAGCATTGAATCTGCCGATTCATTCTGATTTTAAGCAGATCCGCAACTCGCCTTCAGAGGTGCGGCAACAGTTTTGTAAGCTGGGATGGAAGCGGGTTGTGGGGTTTCAAACCCGGCAACCCATTCACCGTCCCCAGTTCGAGCTCACCATCCAGGCCATGAAAAAGGCAAAGGCAAATTTGTTGATGCTGCCTATCGCAGGCATCCCCAGACCCGGAGATTTTGATCATTATACCCGGATGCGATGTTATCAAAAGGTGGCAACCCATTATCCTCCAGACACCTTTATGCTCAATCTGCTGCCTTTATCCGCTCGGCTGGCAGGTCCCAGGGATGCGGTGCTTCACATGATCATCGGGAAAAATTTTGGGTGCACCCATTTTGTCATCGGGCATAATCATGCAACCCCGGGACGGGACAGCTTCGGAAATCCGTTCTACGATACTCCCCAGGTCAGGGAATTGGCCCAGGAGGCTGGCAAAGAGATCGGTATTGAACCGGTTTTTTTTGAAGAGATGGTCTATCTGCCCTTTGAAGATGAATTTAAGCTGGTCAGCGAGGTGAAGGACGGCCAGGAAACGCTGTCTTTTACCAATGACCATATCCGTGAACGGGTCCGAAGGGGTAAGCATATACCCGAATGGGCCAGTTTTCCGGAGGTGATCAAAGAATTGCGCCGTTCCTATCCGTCCCCTGCCACCCAGGGATTGACTGTTTTCCTCACAGGGCTTTCTGGAGCCGGGAAATCAACCATTGCCAATGTGCTGTATTCAAAATTTATGGAAATGGGCACCCGGCCCGTAACCCTTTTGGACGGTGATATCGTTCGGCGCAATCTGTCTTCGGAACTTAATTTTTCCAAAGAGCATCGTGATATCAATGTCCGGCGAATTGGGTTTGTGGCCTCTGAGATCACCAAGAACAGAGGTGTCGCCATCTGCGCCCCCATTGCCCCTTACGAGCGAACAAGGTCAAAAATACGAACATCCATCGAAGCCCATGGCGGATTTTTTGAAATCCATGTGGCCACCCCCATCAGCGTGTGCGAAAAAAGGGACCGCAAAGGCATGTATGCTAAAGCCAAGGCAGGGCTGCTCAAAGGCTTCACCGGGGTGGATGACCCATATGAGGAACCGTCAAACCCGGAGCTGTCCATTGACACCTCCAACCTGACCCCGGATGAGGCGGTTCAGCAGATTTTACTGCTGATCAGTGAAAAGGGGTTTGTGTAA
- the ald gene encoding alanine dehydrogenase, producing MIVGIPKEIKSEENRVCMTPAGVEVMVKSGHEVLVEKSAGIGSDFSDDAYARAGAKIVHTPKQIYADADMVMHVKEPLPPEYDLIREGQIIFTYLHLAADEPQTRALIKSKAVCIAYETIQKADGSLPLLTPMSEVAGRMAIQEGAKFLEMPQGGHGILLGGVPGVEPATVMVIGGGVVGTNAAKMACGLGAKVYLLDMNLNRLRYLSDVMPANCFTLMSNPATIRKLIKKADVVIGAVLIPGAKAPKLVTRDMLKTMKNGSVLVDVAIDQGGCFETSKATTHGNPTFIIDGVVHYCVANMPGAVAKTSTLALTNATLPYALQIANQGWKKAMQDNKEIKLGANIIEGKVTYKAVAVAFGLIYTPVDKLLN from the coding sequence ATGATTGTAGGAATACCCAAAGAGATAAAATCTGAGGAGAACCGTGTATGCATGACCCCGGCGGGGGTGGAGGTGATGGTTAAGAGCGGGCACGAAGTGCTGGTGGAAAAAAGCGCCGGAATAGGCAGCGACTTTAGCGACGACGCCTACGCCCGAGCCGGGGCGAAAATAGTCCATACGCCCAAACAAATATACGCTGACGCTGACATGGTCATGCACGTTAAAGAGCCTTTGCCGCCGGAGTACGACTTAATCCGGGAAGGACAGATTATTTTTACCTACCTGCACCTGGCGGCCGATGAGCCCCAGACACGGGCATTGATTAAAAGCAAGGCCGTATGCATCGCGTATGAAACCATCCAGAAGGCCGACGGCAGCCTGCCGCTATTGACCCCCATGAGCGAAGTCGCCGGACGCATGGCCATCCAGGAAGGCGCCAAATTTTTGGAGATGCCCCAGGGTGGCCACGGCATTCTTCTGGGCGGGGTGCCCGGGGTGGAACCGGCCACGGTGATGGTGATCGGCGGCGGCGTGGTCGGGACCAACGCGGCCAAAATGGCCTGCGGCCTGGGAGCCAAGGTCTACCTTTTGGATATGAACCTGAACCGATTGCGCTACTTAAGCGACGTGATGCCGGCCAACTGCTTCACCCTGATGTCTAACCCGGCAACGATTCGCAAGCTGATCAAAAAGGCCGATGTGGTAATCGGGGCTGTGCTGATTCCCGGAGCCAAGGCACCCAAGCTGGTGACCCGTGACATGCTCAAAACCATGAAGAACGGCTCGGTGCTGGTGGACGTGGCCATCGACCAAGGAGGCTGCTTTGAAACCTCCAAGGCCACCACCCACGGCAATCCCACCTTTATCATCGACGGCGTGGTGCACTACTGTGTGGCCAACATGCCTGGAGCTGTGGCCAAAACATCGACGCTGGCGTTGACCAATGCCACATTACCGTATGCGCTGCAAATCGCGAACCAGGGGTGGAAAAAGGCGATGCAGGACAACAAAGAGATCAAACTTGGTGCCAACATCATCGAAGGCAAGGTGACCTACAAGGCCGTGGCCGTAGCCTTCGGGCTGATCTATACACCCGTCGACAAATTGCTGAATTAA
- a CDS encoding HDOD domain-containing protein, translated as MPRFLKKEFKLSPEKVAYILQHPPAVLGDVNREENMEVARKYLFNLDVECEVTTVIKDERLPFAIDPRQLKWISKEFSKTLRACVETSLFYVTVEPGEKDFFLPSLLGKQEKIENMFRYSDSVFVIDDTTFILLGFATDRDSCNVVFQKIIYCMEKYIQQDISVRIGFAVIPDDGKSFYDLIAVAQKNMVSHKESINDGQKKRETISPQNNFPQKNNDSLSDSQELTICFNKARGDFYNELTALPPDVLWGALSKIPISDQKNFFLQLPHDSHLTSYLAKKIKSQSSPRDVVTAKKIVRRIINQMQLAKNLKGRQVNMEKVMFRLNQVDSIFTMPSIAMQVYSLASDPKSNLDDIAEKILLEPSLTIKILKIVNSPFYGLSNKISSIKDAVVLLGTEEVINMAFGLSLSKSFLDADLKGLINPKALWRHSMETALIARYLCRDLPQFKDMGIFTAGLLHDLGKVYLIENFSELYTTVLTRSEESVVSISAVEQEILGMDHGKIGKSIGENWNLPDSLIHAVAFHHQPSAAGEYSLFAAIIGFSDYISNILALKKNTDTNETATQKVKQQFKVDHMIAMKKLFSNFNTQFIERSLEDVLEILKDSAHLLDIAG; from the coding sequence TTGCCCCGTTTTTTGAAAAAAGAGTTCAAACTTTCCCCTGAGAAAGTGGCATATATTCTTCAACATCCCCCTGCAGTCCTAGGGGATGTTAACAGAGAAGAAAATATGGAGGTTGCCCGTAAATATCTTTTCAATCTTGATGTGGAGTGCGAAGTAACGACGGTGATCAAGGACGAAAGGCTTCCCTTTGCCATTGATCCCAGGCAGTTGAAGTGGATCTCCAAAGAATTCAGCAAAACTTTGCGTGCCTGTGTGGAAACATCCCTCTTTTATGTGACGGTAGAACCAGGTGAAAAAGATTTCTTCTTGCCTTCCCTCCTGGGGAAACAAGAAAAAATTGAGAATATGTTCAGGTATAGTGATTCTGTTTTTGTGATTGATGACACCACCTTTATCCTGCTGGGTTTTGCTACGGATCGGGATTCTTGCAATGTTGTGTTTCAAAAAATCATATATTGCATGGAAAAATATATCCAGCAAGACATTTCGGTCCGTATCGGATTTGCAGTGATACCTGACGATGGAAAATCCTTTTATGACCTGATCGCGGTAGCCCAAAAAAATATGGTCTCCCATAAGGAAAGCATTAATGACGGTCAGAAGAAAAGAGAAACGATTTCACCCCAGAACAATTTCCCTCAGAAAAACAATGATTCCCTTTCGGACTCCCAGGAATTAACCATTTGTTTTAATAAAGCAAGAGGAGACTTTTACAATGAGCTTACAGCCTTGCCCCCTGATGTGTTATGGGGAGCGTTGAGTAAAATCCCCATATCTGATCAGAAAAATTTTTTTCTTCAACTTCCCCACGATTCCCATCTAACATCCTATCTGGCGAAAAAAATAAAGAGCCAATCCTCCCCGCGCGATGTCGTTACCGCAAAAAAAATCGTTCGCAGAATTATCAACCAGATGCAGCTTGCTAAAAATCTCAAAGGCCGGCAGGTGAACATGGAAAAAGTCATGTTCCGCCTGAACCAGGTGGACTCCATTTTTACCATGCCATCCATAGCGATGCAGGTGTACAGTTTGGCGTCCGATCCCAAATCAAATCTGGATGATATTGCCGAAAAAATACTGCTGGAGCCTTCATTAACTATAAAAATATTAAAAATTGTCAATTCACCCTTTTACGGGTTAAGCAATAAAATCAGCTCTATCAAAGATGCGGTTGTTCTACTGGGAACCGAGGAAGTGATAAACATGGCCTTTGGCCTCTCATTATCAAAATCGTTCCTGGATGCAGATCTCAAAGGCTTGATCAATCCGAAAGCCCTGTGGCGTCACTCCATGGAAACGGCCTTGATCGCAAGGTATCTTTGCCGGGATCTGCCCCAATTCAAAGATATGGGAATTTTTACTGCCGGACTCCTCCATGATCTTGGCAAGGTCTATCTGATCGAAAATTTCTCGGAGTTATATACAACAGTTCTGACGCGTTCGGAGGAAAGTGTTGTTTCCATCAGTGCCGTCGAACAGGAGATTCTGGGCATGGACCATGGCAAAATCGGAAAAAGCATTGGAGAAAACTGGAATCTACCTGATTCCCTTATTCATGCCGTGGCCTTTCACCATCAACCGTCGGCTGCCGGGGAGTATTCACTATTTGCCGCCATAATCGGCTTCTCGGATTATATTTCCAATATACTTGCCCTAAAAAAGAACACGGATACGAATGAAACGGCAACGCAGAAGGTGAAACAACAGTTTAAGGTGGATCACATGATCGCCATGAAAAAGTTATTTTCTAACTTTAATACCCAATTCATCGAGCGGTCTTTGGAAGATGTGCTCGAAATTCTCAAGGACAGTGCCCATTTGTTGGATATCGCCGGTTGA
- a CDS encoding adenylate/guanylate cyclase domain-containing protein, which yields MNKDKRAQEQFEEFKKNFLSIQKKYDEKINELSIIKEMNNTMQQIDFIDQDLIWIRHLECLKKYKGLAAAALYFAPDNEIKKDHFFHTKIGETFNLTAIKHLPFFKSLLGEKTNVLIASLKDVEKELSKQDTAYTHLFSDEDYAFYGQSIRSKGKVIAILMLFGRDNSMFESSHFLFYNVVCDHLHNSMVFLRLYYGKLNEEKQMIQLSRFFSKNVIGEIFKKGKLRLGGEKKLAAVIFVDLNGFTSFSENMEPEEVVILLNHFFSRMIPLIFKNKGTLDKLLGDGILAVFGTPLEDPDSCLNAVRTALEMFSVLHDLNREIKKTFRQLQMSVGINYGELVAGFMGSEAHLNYTVVGDTVNMAQRIESLAGSNQILVSSAVWKQIKPHVDSLENLKGVTRLDHVKLKGKEKRVCLFQLEPQYS from the coding sequence ATGAATAAAGATAAGAGAGCCCAAGAGCAGTTTGAGGAATTCAAAAAAAACTTCCTCTCCATTCAAAAAAAGTATGATGAAAAAATTAATGAGCTCTCCATTATCAAAGAGATGAACAACACCATGCAGCAGATTGATTTTATCGATCAGGATTTGATATGGATACGGCACTTGGAGTGTTTAAAAAAATATAAGGGCCTTGCCGCCGCTGCATTGTATTTCGCCCCGGACAATGAAATTAAAAAGGACCATTTCTTCCATACGAAGATAGGGGAGACGTTTAATCTGACGGCCATAAAACATCTCCCTTTTTTTAAATCACTTCTTGGGGAAAAAACAAACGTTCTCATCGCCAGCCTCAAAGATGTGGAAAAAGAATTATCCAAGCAGGATACAGCCTATACCCATCTGTTTTCCGATGAGGATTACGCCTTTTATGGTCAATCCATACGTTCCAAAGGCAAAGTCATTGCCATTCTCATGCTTTTCGGAAGAGATAACAGTATGTTTGAATCCTCCCACTTCCTTTTTTATAATGTGGTATGTGATCATCTGCACAACAGCATGGTTTTTTTACGGCTTTACTATGGTAAGTTGAACGAAGAGAAACAAATGATTCAGTTAAGCCGTTTTTTTTCGAAAAACGTTATTGGAGAAATATTCAAAAAGGGGAAATTAAGGCTTGGCGGAGAAAAAAAACTGGCTGCTGTTATTTTTGTTGATTTAAATGGATTTACAAGTTTTTCTGAAAATATGGAACCCGAAGAGGTGGTAATTCTGCTAAACCACTTCTTCTCCCGGATGATACCGCTAATTTTCAAGAACAAGGGAACCCTGGACAAACTGCTGGGAGACGGCATTCTGGCTGTGTTCGGAACCCCCCTGGAGGATCCGGACAGCTGTCTGAATGCCGTACGGACTGCCCTTGAAATGTTTTCAGTACTTCATGACCTGAACCGCGAGATCAAAAAGACCTTTAGACAACTGCAAATGAGCGTGGGTATCAATTACGGGGAACTTGTTGCAGGATTCATGGGATCTGAAGCGCATTTAAATTATACGGTGGTGGGGGATACCGTAAATATGGCCCAAAGAATTGAATCCCTTGCCGGATCCAATCAGATACTCGTCTCCAGTGCGGTGTGGAAACAAATTAAGCCCCATGTGGACTCCCTGGAGAACTTAAAGGGGGTGACCCGACTGGACCATGTGAAGTTGAAGGGAAAGGAGAAGAGGGTTTGTCTGTTCCAACTGGAGCCCCAATATTCGTAA
- a CDS encoding class I SAM-dependent methyltransferase, protein METNKKDQAQSQMLANRVKKRFKHLYKRFTKQNLQVFRLYDWDIPEIRAVVDWYAGHLVVGEYARKQSKPEWLPLMGQAVALALDVPQENLHLKIRKAGIKDGARYQRINTKNKKIPMWERDLQFLVNPSDYVDTGLFSDHRNTRMMVRQMVQGKDFLNLYCYTGAFTCYAAKGGAVSTLSVDRSETAIAWVKENMALNKLSAPCHTQVRMDTFDFLKKAVRLKHRYDLAVVDPPSYSTTRMDNKHFDIAGDYPFLLNQVFKLMRPGSTVFFSTNHQNFSLAENKLDADDIQEITRETIPEDYVSPQKKIHRCWRIHIDGETPVRT, encoded by the coding sequence ATGGAGACCAATAAAAAAGACCAGGCCCAGTCCCAGATGCTGGCCAACCGGGTAAAAAAAAGATTCAAGCACCTGTATAAGCGTTTTACAAAACAGAACCTGCAGGTTTTCCGGCTCTATGACTGGGATATCCCAGAGATCAGGGCTGTGGTGGACTGGTATGCAGGACATCTTGTGGTGGGAGAATATGCCAGAAAACAGTCCAAGCCGGAGTGGCTGCCCCTGATGGGCCAGGCTGTAGCCCTGGCCCTTGATGTTCCCCAGGAAAACCTGCATCTTAAAATCCGCAAAGCAGGCATAAAGGACGGGGCCCGGTACCAAAGGATTAATACAAAAAACAAAAAAATCCCCATGTGGGAGCGAGATCTTCAGTTTTTGGTCAACCCCAGCGACTATGTGGACACAGGTCTATTTTCCGACCACAGGAACACCCGGATGATGGTCAGGCAAATGGTCCAGGGTAAGGATTTTTTAAATCTGTATTGCTACACAGGCGCATTCACCTGCTATGCAGCAAAGGGCGGGGCAGTCTCCACCCTGTCCGTGGACCGGTCCGAAACCGCCATTGCCTGGGTCAAAGAAAATATGGCCCTAAATAAGTTGTCGGCGCCCTGCCACACCCAGGTCCGGATGGATACTTTTGATTTTTTGAAAAAAGCGGTTCGACTTAAACACAGATACGATCTGGCGGTGGTGGATCCACCCTCCTATTCCACCACGCGCATGGATAACAAGCACTTTGATATTGCCGGCGACTATCCATTTTTGCTCAACCAGGTATTCAAGCTCATGCGCCCGGGGAGCACGGTATTTTTTTCCACCAATCACCAAAATTTCTCCCTAGCTGAAAACAAGCTTGACGCCGATGATATTCAGGAAATCACCCGGGAGACGATCCCGGAGGATTATGTCTCCCCCCAAAAAAAGATCCACCGGTGCTGGCGAATCCATATAGACGGTGAAACTCCTGTTCGGACTTGA